DNA sequence from the Blastomonas fulva genome:
GTGCGCCGTGCGAAGGGCGGGCGTCGGTCTCGGGCAATGCGAGCGCCAGTTCCCCGACCTTGGCGACGATCCAGTCGGGATCGGCCTCGCGGCTGACATAATCGCTCAGCGTGCGGGCATAAAGCTGGTGCTCGGCGATCAGCACCCGCGCCGCCAGCGTGTCTGCAGTGTCGCCGGGCTGGATCGCGACTGCGCACTGGCCCAGCACAGGGCCATCGTCGAGCTCTGCGGTCACCAGATGCACGCTGCACCCAGCTTGCACATCGCCCGCATCGAGCGCGCGCTGGTGGGTGTGCAGGCCCTTGTACTTGGGCAGCAGAGAAGGATGGATGTTGAGCATCCGCCCCTCCCACCCGCGCACGAAGCCGGGGGTGAGAATGCGCATATAGCCGGCGAGCGCGACATGATCGGTGCCCGATGCGCGGATCGCTGCATCCATCGCAGCGTCATGGCTCTCGCGGTCCATGCCCTTGTGCGAAAGCGCGAAGGTCGGCACGCCTTCGGCTGCGGCAAGCTTCAAGCCGCCTGCATCGGGATTGTTGGATGCGACCAGAACGACCTCATAAGGGCACGAGGCCGCGCGCGAGGCATAGAGCAAAGCGGCCATATTGGTTCCGCTGCCCGAGATCAGGATGGCAACCTTGGCCTTCACTTCTCCCCTCCCGCCTGCGGGAGGGGTGGACGAGCCGCAGGCGAGGCCGGGGTGGGCCTGTCTTGCGCAAATTTCAGGCCCACCCCGCGCGGCGAGCCGCGCTGCCCCTCCCGCTTGCGGGAGGGGAGAGGGGTTGCTTCACCCCGCATGGGTGGCGCTCCACGCCGCCTTGGCGCTCCAGGTCTCGACCGAACCGCTGACCGTGGAGCCCTTGTCGCCAGCGGCGATCCGACCGATGCGGTAGACGGTTTCGCCCGCTGCCTCGAGATCTGCGATGACCGTGGCGACGTCGCTCTCGTCAACCACCAGCACCATGCCGATGCCGCAGTTGAAGGTGCGCGCCATTTCCTCGGGCTCGATATGCCCTTGTGCCTGCAGGAACGCCATCAGCCGGGGCTGGGCCCAGGCGTCGGCATCGACATGCGCATGCGCGCCTTCGGGCAGCACGCGCGGAATGTTCTCGAGCAGTCCGCCGCCGGTGATGTGTGCCATCGCGGCGATGCGGCCCGATTTGACCACCGGCAGCAGCGAAGAGACGTAAATTCGTGTCGGCGCGATCAGCGCGTCGATCAGCAAGACCTCCTGATCGAACAGGGCAGGGCGGTTCATCTTCCAGCCCTTGTCCGCCGCCAGACGACGCACCAGTGAATAGCCGTTGGAATGGACGCCCGACGAGGCAAGGCCGAGCAGCACGTCGCCGGGCTTCACCTTGTCGCCGGTGAGCACCTCGTCGCGCTCGACCGCGCCCACGCAGAAGCCCGCCAGATCGTAATCGCCCGGAGCATACATGCCGGGCATTTCCGCGGTCTCGCCGCCGATCAGCGCGCACCCCGCCAGCTTGCAGCCATCGGCGATCCCGGCGACGACGCGTTCGGCAATCCCCGTGTCGAGCTTGCCGGTTGCGAAATAATCGAGAAAGAACAAGGGTTCAGCGCCCTGGACGATCAGATCGTTGACGCACATCGCCACCAGATCGATGCCGATCGCATCATGCCGGTCGTGGTCGATGGCGAGCTTGACCTTGGTGCCCACGCCATCATTGGCCGCGACCAGCAGCGGATCGCGAAAGCCTGCAGCCTTGAGGTCGAAGAACCCGCCAAATCCGCCAAGTTCGGCATTGGCGCCGGGCCGCGCGGTCGCCTTGGCGAGTGGGCCGATCGCCTTGACCAGTGCGTTGCCCGCCGCGATCGAAACCCCGGCCTGGGCATAGCTGTAGGAGTCGTGAGGTGGCGTCGCGCCGGTCTTGTCAGTCATGGGCTGAGCGGTTAGCGACTTCTCGCTTGGATTTCCACGCCATTGTCGCCAAAAGGGGCCGCCAAACCACCGCCAGCGATCAATGCGCCGGGGATCATCATTTTATACGGTTGATTGAAGCTAAGGATATCTTGACCAACAGCCTGACCCTGAGCCGCCCAGCGCCGAGACTATCGCGCGCGTGGATCGCCGCAATCCTGCTCCCGCTGCTGCTGGTGCTGGCGGGGATCGTGTACGCCCAGATCGAGGGAGACCGCGGAATTCCGCCGGTTGCCAGCGGCGGCGATTTCGAGGTCAGCGGCGTAAAGGTCGACGCATCGGGCAAGAATGCGCAAGAGGCTCGCTCGAACGCGTGGCGCGAGGCGCAGCGCAAGGGCTGGCAGAAATTGTGGATGCAGACCAACCGCTCTGGCGCGGCGCCCAAGCTCAGCGACTCGGTGCTCGACGGAATCGTCTCGGCCATCGTGGTGGAATATGAACAGATCGGCCCGCGCCGCTATATCGCGACACTGGGCGTGCTGTTTGATCGCGCGCGCGCAGGGGAACTGCTCGGCGTCAGCGGATCGGTTCTGCGCTCGGCACCGATGCTGGTAATTCCGATCTACGTCTCGGGAGGATCGGCGCAGACGTTCGAGAACCGCACGCCATGGCAGGCGGCCTGGGCCCGCTATCGCACCTCAGAAAGCATCGTCGATTACATCCGTCCGCATGGATCGGGCGCGGATTCGCTGCTGGTCAACGCCGCGCAGTCGGGTCGCCGCAGCCGCACCTGGTGGCGGCTGATCCTCGACCAGTTCGGCGGGGCGGACGTCGTGGTGCCTGTTGCACATGTCGAGCGGCAATATCCCGGCGGACCGATCACCGGACGCTTTGCCGCGCGCTTCGGCCCCGACAGCCGGTTGCTGGGATCGTTCACGCTGCGCGCGCGCAACAGCGACGGCCTCAACGCGATGCTCGACGAGGCGATCCAGCGGCTCGACCGGATATATGCCGGCGCAGTGCGCTCGGGCGAACTGCGCCCCGATTCGTCGCTGATCATCGAAAAGCCGGTCGAGATCGTCGAGGAACTGCTCGACGAAAGCCTGGCCGAGGACGTGCCGCTCGAAGCCGGTGGACTGACCAGCGGGCCGCAGATCATCTCGATCCAGTTCGACACCCCCGATGTCGCCGCAGTGCAGGCGGGTGAGCGGCTGGTGCGTGGTATCCCCGGCGTTCAGTCGGCCAATACCGCCAGCCTGGCGCTGGGCGGTACCTCGGTGATGCAGGTCAACGCCAACATCGATATCGACGCCTTGCGCGGCGCGCTCGAAGCCCGTGGCTGGCGGGTGCAGCAGGGCGCGGGCGTGCTGCGCATCTCGCGCGCTCAGGCACCGGCTGCGGCCCCCGGCGGCGGGGGATAACACGCGATGACGGGCCAGTTCGTACTGCCCTTTGCGGCAGCCGGACCGGATGGCGACAGCGATTTTCTGGTCACCGAATCGAATCGTGAGGCGATCGACCGGCTGTTCGACTGGACGCGGCTACCCTTTGGTGCGGCGGTGCTGATCGGCCCGCCCGGATCGGGCAAGACCACCATCGGCCGCGCGTTCGTCACAGGATCGGGTGGCTGCTTCATCGACAATGCCGATGGCGAAAGCGACGAGACGCTGTTCCACGCCTGGAACCGGGCGCAGACCCAGGGCGCGCCGGTGCTGTTCGCCGCGTCCCTCCCGCCCGCGCAGTGGGGCATCCGGCTGCCCGACCTGCTGTCGCGGCTGGGCGCATCGCTGCTGGTCGAAATTCCGCCACCCGACGAGGAAATGACCGCACTGCTGCTGCAGAAGCTGCTGGCGCGGGCAGGGCTTGCGCTGCCCGATGCGCTGGCCGCTTATGCCGCGCTCAGGGTCGAGCGATCCTATCCGGCCATCTGCCGGCTGGCGCACATGATCGACGAGATGGCGCTGGCAATGCAGCGCCCAATCGGCCAAAGACTGGTGCGCGACGCACTGGCAAACTTGGCAGGAACCGATGGCGGCTCATCCGACACAGACTGAACAATCTGGCCCGGCAGATCCTGCCGAATCGGCCCGCCGCTATTTCAACCGCGAACTCAGCTGGCTGGCGTTCAACGACCGGGTGCTGGAAGAGGCGTGCAATCCGCGCCACCCCCTACTCGAGCGGCTGCGCTTCCTGTCGATCTCGGGAAACAATCTCGACGAGTTCTTCATGGTGCGCGTGGCTGGGCTCGTGGGGCAGGTGGCAGAGCATGTCGAGGAGCGCTCCGCCGACGGCCGCACGCCTGCGCAGCAGCTGGTCGAAATCGAGCGCGCGGTCGACAGGCTCAATGCCGCGCAGCAACAGGTTTGGAGCGATCTGCGGGCCGAACTGGCGACCAATGGCGTGGTCGAGGCCGATGTCGATGATCTCGACGACGTCAACAAGGCATGGCTGCGCGAGCATTTCGTCACCCAGATCTTCCCGGTGCTCACCCCACAGGCGCTCGATCCGGCGCATCCGTTTCCGTTCATCCCCAACAAGGGACTGAGCCTGATATTCGACCTCAAGCGCCGGTCGGACGGCAAGACGGTGCGCGAACTCGTGATGCTGCCCGCCACCATGCCGCGCTTCGTGCGGATCGCGGGCGACAAGGGCTGGCATGTCGCGCTCGAAAAGATCGTCGTCGCCTTCGCCGACAAGCTTTTCCCCGGCTATGATGTGCGCGGATCGGGCCTGTTCCGCATCATCCGCGACAGCGATATCGAGGTCGAGGAAGAGGCCGAGGATCTGGTGCTGTACTTCCGCAATGCGCTGAAACGGCGCAAGCGCGGGCAGGTGATCCGGCTGGAAACATCGCGGCTGATGGACAAGGGGCTGGCCGAGCTGCTGGACGACAATCTGCTGCAGGAGGGCGGCAACAAGTCGTCCGACGATGGCTTCCTGGGGATCGGCGATCTCGCCGCATTGGTCGAAGAGGACCGGCCCGATCTCAAGTTCCCCGCCTTCACGCCGCGATTTCCTGAACGAATCCGAGAACATAACGGCGATTGCTTTGCAGCGATCAGAAGCAAGGACATCGTCGTCCACCACCCGTACGAGAGCTTCGAGGTGGTCATCGCGTTCCTCAAACAGGCAGCGCAAGACCCAGATGTCGTGGCGATCAAGCAGACGCTGTACCGCGCCGGCAAGCAGTCCGCGATCATCAACGCGCTGATCGCGGCGGCAGAGGCCGGCAAGTCGGTCACCGCGGTGGTCGAGCTCAAAGCGCGCTTCGACGAGGAGCAGAACCTGCTCTGGGCGAGCGCGCTCGAGCGGGCCGGGGTGCAGGTGGTCTATGGCTTTATCGAGTGGAAGACCCACGCCAAGATCTCGATGGTGGTGCGCCGCGAGCCCGACGGCTTCCGCACCTATTGCCACTTCGGCACCGGCAACTACCATCCGGTCACCGCGCGGATCTACACGGATCTCAGCTTCTTCACCGCCGATCCCCGCGCCAGCCGCGATGCGGCGCAATTGTTCAACTACATCACCGGCTATGTCGAGCCCGAGCAGCTCGAACTGCTCTCGATGTCGCCGCGCGACATGCGCCGCGACCTGATCGCGCTGATCGATCATGAAATGGAAGAGGCACGCGCCGGGCGTAAAGGCGCGATCTGGGCCAAGATGAACTCGCTGGTCGATCCGGCGATGATCGAGAAGCTCTATGCCGCGAGCAGCGCGGGCGTGCAGATCGAATTGGTCATCCGCGGTATCTGCTGCCTGCGCCCGGGCGTTGCGGGCCTCTCCGACAACATCCGCGTCAAGTCGGTGGTCGGGCGCTTCCTTGAGCACAGTCGCATCTGGGCGTTCGGCAACGGCGATGCGCTGCCCAACGACCGGGCCAAGGTGTTCATCAGTTCGGCCGACTGGATGCCGCGCAATTTCGACCGGCGGGTGGAATACATGCTGCCGATCCAGAACCCGACGGTGCACGATCAGGTGCTCGAACAGGTGATGGTCGCCAATCTGCTGGACAACGAACAAAGCTGGGAGCTGGATGGCGATGGCCGCTACATCCGCATCCGTCCCGACGACAAGCCGTTCAACCTGCACCGCTATTTTATGACAAACCCGTCGCTGTCCGGACGCGGCACTGCGCTCAAGAACAGCGATGCGGTGCCCAAGCTCAGCCTCCATCGCCGCGCCCCACGCGAGGATTGACCGGACCCTTATGGATTTTTTCATCCGCAAACAGAACCAGCCGGCGCATCTCTATCGCACGGCGATCATCGATATCGGTTCGAACTCGGTGCGTCTGGTCGTCTATTCGGGGCCGCGCCGCAACCCGGCGCTCATCTTCAACGAGAAGGTGATGGCGGGGCTGGGTCGGTCGCTGGCGGACACCGGCACGATCGATGCCGCCGCGATGAAGCGCGCGATCGAGGCGCTCGAGCGCTTCCGCATCGTCGCGCGCGAAATGGATGTCGACGAGACCGTATGCGTCGCGACCGCGGCGGTGCGCGATGCCAGCAACGGCGACGAGTTCACGCGAAAGGCGCGGGCATTGGGGCTGGATATCATCATCCTGTCGGGCGATGACGAGGCTCGGATCTCCGGGTTCGGCGTGCTCTCGGCGATCCCGCACGCCGACGGCATCGTGGGGGATCTGGGGGGCGGCAGCCTCGACCTTGCACGGGTCAGCAGCGGCACGGTGGTGGAAACCGCGACGCTGCCGCTGGGCGTGCTGCGCGCCGCGGCGGTGCGGCAGGGCGATGGCATGACGCTGGCCTCGGCCTTCCGCAAGATGGTCGCGCCCTATGCGTGGCTGCGCGAGCATCCGGGCAAGCCCTTCTATCTGGTGGGCGGGTCATGGCGTGCCTTTGCCCGGTTGGACATGCACCTTACCGCCTATCCGCTGCGGGTGCTCAACGAGTATCGGATCGATATCGCGCGGCCCGAAGCGGTGCTCACCGGGTTTCGTGCCATGGATCGCGACGCGGTGCGCCAGGCGACGGGCCTCGCGCCCTCGCGCATCGAGACATTGCCCGATGCGATCGCGCTGCTGCGGCTGATGCGCGATCATATCAGCCCCAGCGAGTTGATCGTGTCGTCCTATGGCCTGCGCGAAGGATTGCTCTACGCACGGATGGACGACGACGTGCGCCAGCGCGATCCGCTGCTGGTGGCGGCGGACCGCTACGGCCAGCTCCAGTCGCGCTTCGGCGAGGATTCGCAGCCGCTGTTCGACTGGATTTCGCGGATATTCCCCGAGGACCCGCCGCACTGGCAGCGCTGGCTCAAGGCGGCGTGTCATCTGTCTGATGTTGCGTGGCAGGCAAGCCCCGATTTCCGCGCCGAACGTGGGCTCGAGATCGCGCTGCACGGCAACTGGGTGGGGATCGATGTGGTCGGACGCTCAATGATCGGCCAGGCACTTTATACCAATTTTGGCGGAGGTCCGCGCCCGTTCCCGCTCGATTTCCACGTCGCCACACCCGAGATGCTGGAACGTGCGATCGGTTGGGGACTGGCGATGCGCCTGGCGCAGCGGCTGGGTGCGGGCACGCACGATGTCCTCAAGCGCAGCCATCTGCAGCGGGTTGGTGACGCGTTGCACCTTGTGCTCGATCCCGCGGACCGGGCGTTGTACGGCGAGGTCGTCGAGCGGCGGCTACGGCGCCTGGCGCAGTTCATGGGCCGTCGGGCAGGACTTAGCCTGAGTTGATTGGGCCGGGGTCTGGTAAATTGACCCACCATCCTCTATTTAGGCAGCTACCACAGGCGAAGGAACGGCGCATGTTCAGCGCATTGAGCGAATATCTGGATTCCATCCGCGCGCGCGATCCCGCCCCCCGATCCCGGTGGGAGATTCTGCTGTACCCCGGCGTGCTGGCGCTGGGCCTGCACCGGGTCGCGCACTGGCTGTTCACCGGCGAGCTCTATTTCCTCGCGCGGCTGGTCAACCACATCTCGCGCTTTCTCACCGCGATCGATATCCATCCCGGCGCGCAGATCGGTCGCTTCCTGTTTGTCGACCACGGCTTTGTCGTGATCGGCGAGACCGCGGTGATCGGCGACAATGTGACCATCTATCAGGGCGCGACGCTGGGCGGGCGCAACCCCACCGATGGCGTGGGCGGCAAGCGCCACCCGACCATCGAGGATGACGTGATCGTCAGCCTGGGCGCGGCGATCCTTGGCCCGCTCACCGTCGGCAAGGGTGCGCGCATCGGTGCGAACGCCGTCGTCACGCGTGATGTCGCCCCCGGGTCGGTAATGGTCGGCATTCCGGCGCGCCCCACGCCTGTCGATGCGGCGGAAAAGCAGCGCGGCTTCGTGCAGTACGGCACGCCGTGCAGCCAGACCTTCGACCCGTCCACGCAGAAGCTGGAATTGCTGCAGTGCGAGATCCTGCAGATGCAGGAGCGGATCCGCCAGCTGATGGAAGAACGCGACGAGGCCCGCAAGGCCGTCCGCGGCGCCGAGCTCAAGGGGCCCGATCGCGATAGCGGGACCGCAGCCTGACATGAGCCGTAACACCGAGGTCGCGGCTTGAACCCGGGCGGCAACGTCTCCCTGTTTCCGCTGACCGGCGGAACGGCTAACCAGACCGGCTTTGACCGGCAGGAACTCAACCGCATTCTCGATCTGTACGGACGCATGGTCGCGGCCGGCATGTGGCGCGATTACGCGATCGAGCTGGGCCGCGATGCGGCGATCTTCTCATGCTTTCGCAGGGCCACCGAGCGGCCTGAATTCCGCATCGAAAAGCGTCCTGCGCTGCGCCGCAAGCAGGGCATGTGGGCGCTGGTCGGCGAAGGTGGTGCGGTGCTCAAGCGCGGGCACGAGCTGTCGGGCGTGCTTGCCCCGCTCGAGCGCAAGCTGGTGCGCGTCGTCGAATAGCGCGCGCCTCGCGCTCAACCGTCCAGTTCGTGGTCGCCATGCGGCTCGAGGCTCGCCTTGTGCAGCAGATGCCCCAGCCAGGCCGCGACCACGCACATCGCCGCGCTGAGCAGCAGCTGATAAATCACCTGCAACCCGGCCAGGCTGAGCCCGATGGCGATCAGCGAGCCGATCACCATCGCGCCCGAATTGACGATGTTGTTGGCCGCGATGGTGCGTGCAGCCTCGCTCTTGTGCACGGTGGTGGTCAGGAACGCGTACAGCGGGACGACGAACATGCCGCCTGCCACAGCGATCCCCAGGAGCGAGAGCAGCAGCGGAATGGCCATGGAGTGCCGGATGAACTCGCCCACGGTGAACAGCGATCCGGCGGTGTCGGGCACCCACTGGCGGCAGACGAAGAAGAAGGCGACCACGAACAGCCCCATCACGATCACCGACACGGGCGAATAGCGCGCCGAGACGGTGCCCTTGAGCAGCGCGTTGATCGCAACCGATCCGATCGCCACACCGATCGAGAACACCACCAGGAACAGGCTGGCGACCTCCTTGCTCGCGGTCAGCACGTTCTTGGCCAGCGGCGGGAACTGGATGAACAGCACCGCGCCGATGGTCCAGAAAAAGCTGATCGCGACAATGGCCAGGAACACCCGGCGCACCTTCATCGTCGCCTTGATCAGCGAGATCGAGGCCCGGATGAAGTTGTAGTCGAGCTTGGTGCGTTCGATCATGGCCGGGGCAGGGGGCACCTGCCGCCCGGTCATGTAGCCGATCATCGCGGTTATCACGACCGCGATGCCGGCGACCTCCACCGGGATCCAGCCCGCCAGGATGGTGCCCAGCAGGATGGCGATATAGGTTCCCGCTTCCACCAGCCCGGTGCCGCCCAGAACCTCGTCATCGTTGAGATGCTGCGGCAGGATGGCGTATTTGATCGGGCCGAAAAAGGTCGAGTGGATCCCCATCGCGAAAAGCGCCAGCATCATCAGCGGGATGGCGATGCTGTGCACGGCCATGCCGGCCCAGGCCATGTACAGCCCCGTGCCGCCGACCAGCATGATGATGATTTCGCAGAATTTGACGATGCGGATGATGGCGGCCTTGTCCCGCGTATCGGCCAGCTGCCCGGCGAGCGCCGAGAGCAGGAAGAACGGCAGGATGAACACCGCCGTCGCAATCGCGCTGAACCAGGTTTCGGCGGTTTCGTCGTTGTACACGCTGTAGACGACGAACAGCACCATCGCGTTCTTGTACAGATTGTCGTTGAATGCCCCGAGCAGCTGGGTCACGAACAGGGGGAGAAAGCGCCTCTTGTTCAAAAGCGCACCAGCGGATGCCATGCCGTCAATTCCTCTGCGATTAACCCGCCGACCTTGCGCTGCGCTCCATCCCGATGCGGGTGGCCGGGCAGCGGCAGGTCGTGGCCGGGGTATCGGGATGGATGCCGGGCCGGTCAAGCCATTTCCATCCTGCGCAAATGCCGTTAAGAGGCTCGCACCCTATGCTGACACTGCCCAACATATTGACCCTCTCGCGCATCGTGACCGTGCCTCTGCTGGCCGCCCTGTTGTGGTGGCCTGAATGGGCGACCGGCTATCTGCTGGGCTTTGTCGTCTATTGCCTGATGGGCATCACCGATTATTTCGACGGTTATCTGGCACGTGCCCAGGGGGCGGTGTCGCGGCTGGGCATTTTCCTCGATCCGATTGCCGACAAGATCATGGTGGCGGCGGTCATCCTGATCCTGTGCGCCAACAACGATATCGACGGGCTGCACGTCATCGCCGCGCTGATCATCCTGCTGCGCGAGATCACCGTATCGGGCCTGCGCGAGTTTCTGGCGGGGCTTCAGGTCTCGATGCCGGTGTCGCAGCTGGCCAAATGGAAGACCACGCTGCAGCTGCTCGCGCTGGGCACCCTGATCTTTGCCGGCGGCTTTCCCGAGCATCTGTGGATGCAGCAGCTGGGAATCGCCGCATTGTGGACCGCCGCGATCCTGACATTGGTCACCGGCTGGGATTATCTGCGGGTCGGCCTGAAGCACATGGATTAGCCCAAATTCTCCCCTACCGCTTGCGGGAGGGGTGGCTGAGCCAAAGGCGAAGCCGGGGTGGGCCTGAAAAGCGTGCTCGTGTCTGGCCCACCCCGGTTCAGCGAGCTGAACCTGCCCCCTCCCGCAAGCGGTAGGGGAGAAAATGGTGCCTACCCCGCGCACTTCCCTTCGGCATGGCCACGGCGCAGGATGTCCGCCAGCATCCGGAACTCCTCGGCGCGGGGGCTGTTGCGGCGCCAGATGATCGCAATGTCGCGCGAGGCGTGATCCGCCAGCAACGGCCGCGCCACGATATCGGTGTTGTTCAATATCCCCGCATCGATCGCGATCTGCGGCAGCAATGTGAGGCCCAGCTTGTTGTCGACCATCTGCACCAGCGTGTGCAGCGATGTGCCGAACATCATCGCACTGGCGCGCAGTTCGGGGCGGTTGCACGCGGCAAGCGCGTGGTCCTTCAGGCAGTGGCCATCCTCGAGCAGCAGCAGCCGCGATTCGTCGATGAGCTCGGGGCGCACGAATTCGGGCGGGTCGCGCGGGTCATCCTTGGGGAAGGCTACGTAGAGCGGATCGACGAACAGGGTTTCGTGCTCGACATCGCCCGCCGGAAAGGGGAGCGCAAGCAGAACGCAATCGACCTGGCCGTGATGAAGAGACTCGACCGCGGCGCTGCTGACTTCCTCGCGCAGGAACAGCTTGAGCTCGGGCTGCTCGCGGCGCAGGCCGGGAAGCAGCCGGGGCAGCAGGAACGGGGCAATAGTGGGGATGACGCTCATCCGCAGATCGCCCGACAGCGGCTTGCCCGATGAGCGCACGAGGTCGGAGAGCTCTTCCGCCTCGCGCAGGATACGGTGCGCCTTGGCCACGACCTTGTTGCCCAGCGGCGTGAATCGCACCACCCGCCGGGTCCGTTCGACCAGCACCACGCCCAGCAGCGTTTCCAGCTCGCGCAGCCCCGCCGACAGCGTCGACTGCGTCACGTAACAGGCATCTGCCGCCTTGCCGAAATGACCATGCTCTTCCAGCGCGACGAGATATTGCAGCTGTTTGAGAGTGGGCAGATATGACGTCATGGCTGCTCCGCAAGCGCAGCGGCGACAGCGGCATCGGCATCCGGCTCGGCTTCTGCCGCAAGTTCGGTGCGCGTCATCTTGATCCGGCCATCGGCGATGGCAAACGCCATCCGACCCTCGACCAGCGCCAGCGCATCGCGGCCGAACTGTTCGAACCGCCAGCCTTCCAGGATCGGCAGGTTCTTGCGCACACCCGCCGCCAGCGCTTCCAGATCGTCGCTGCGCGCGAGCAGCCGCGCGGCGACATCGATCTCGCGCGATCGGATCTTGAGCAGCAGCTTGAGCAGGTCAGCGACGAGCGCGCCTTCCTTTCCCAGTGCAGGGCCACGCGGGCTCTTGGGCGGCATTTCCGCCGGGCTGAGCGGACGCGCGGCGATCAGCGCATCCATCATCCGCGCGCCAATATCGTTTTCGCGCCATGCCGCGGACAGGCCGCGCACCTTGCCCAGATCGGACTGGTGCGAGGGCGGATGCGCCGCGATGTCGGCAAGCGTCTCGTCCTTCATGATGCGCCCGCGCGGCAGGTTCTTGTCCTGGGCCTCAGTCTCGCGCCACCAGGCGAGCGCGCGCATGCGGCCGAGGATCTGCGCGCTGCGGCCCGGCGGACGGATGCGCTGCCATAAAGTGTCGGGATCGGGCTTGTACTGGCGCGGATCGCCCAGCTTTTCCATCTCGATATCCAGCCACGCACCGCGCCCGGTGCGGCGCAATTTGTCGAGCATCTTGGGGAAGATCTTGGCCAGATGGGTGACATCTCCAATGGCATAATCAATCTGGCGGGCCTCCAGCGGCCTGCGGGACCAGTCGGTGAAGCGCGCACCCTTGTCGACCGTCAGTCCCAGCCAGCTTTCGACAAGGTTGGCATAGCCTATCTGCTCGGCCTGGCCGAGCGCCATTGCGGCAACCTGGGTGTCGAACAGCGGGGTGGGTGTCTTGCCGGTCAGGTTGAAGATGATCTCGATGTCCTGGGGTCCTGCATGGAAGACCTTGAGGACCTCGGGATTCTCGGTGAGCAGGTCTAGCAGCGGGCTCAGATCGATTCCCGGTGCCTTGGGATCGATGGCCGCAGCCTCTTCCAGATTGCCGATCTGTACCAGGCACAGCTCGGGCCAATAGGTGTTCTCGCGCATGAACTCGGTATCAACCGCGACAAAGTCGGATTGGGCCAGACGCGTGCATAGCCGCGCGAGGGAATCGGTGTCGGTAATCAGTGGGTGAATCTGCATGTTGAACCTATACAGCGTGCGAAGAATGTCGCAAACTGCGAGCGGGTCCATAATGAATCAGCGCAAGGATAGTTGTCCCTGACGCCGATCGGAACAAACATCCATCCATCCATCATGTAATGCGTGCCTCGTTGGGCGCGGGGGACAAGTCATGTGGGTCTATCATGTGGTCATAATTATTCTCATTTTGACGCTAATTGGGCAGATGCTGGCTGCAGGTGGCGATGCCTTTCTGGTTCTTGATAATTCAAGGCCGGTGGGAGGTGATCGCGAAGTGTTGACAATACTGGCCTGGGGGCTCGCGACCCGCGCCGGGCGCAGCGCCTGCATCAGCGATCCGGCCGGGCGCGGGATTAACGACATGCGCTTCTCGATGAACTTCGGCCAGATCCTGCTTTCGGTGGTGACCTTGGGCATCGTCCGCCGGGTGAACATCGATTACCGCATGTTTGCCGGCAACAGCCCGGTGGAGGAGGCCTGATGCCCGCGCCGCACCGCCATGGCGCGCTGCGCTGGACCAATTATCACGGCACCGAATCCGCCGACCTTGCCGATCTGGTCGAACTCACCAACAGCACCGCCGAATCCGGGCGCGACGCCTTGCGCGAGGTGGCGCGCGATGTGCTGGCACTGCTGCAGCAGGCGCGTGCAGCCGGCATCCATGTCCGCCCGCTCGGATCGGGCTGGTCGCC
Encoded proteins:
- the pgsA gene encoding CDP-diacylglycerol--glycerol-3-phosphate 3-phosphatidyltransferase translates to MLTLPNILTLSRIVTVPLLAALLWWPEWATGYLLGFVVYCLMGITDYFDGYLARAQGAVSRLGIFLDPIADKIMVAAVILILCANNDIDGLHVIAALIILLREITVSGLREFLAGLQVSMPVSQLAKWKTTLQLLALGTLIFAGGFPEHLWMQQLGIAALWTAAILTLVTGWDYLRVGLKHMD
- a CDS encoding MFS transporter, whose amino-acid sequence is MASAGALLNKRRFLPLFVTQLLGAFNDNLYKNAMVLFVVYSVYNDETAETWFSAIATAVFILPFFLLSALAGQLADTRDKAAIIRIVKFCEIIIMLVGGTGLYMAWAGMAVHSIAIPLMMLALFAMGIHSTFFGPIKYAILPQHLNDDEVLGGTGLVEAGTYIAILLGTILAGWIPVEVAGIAVVITAMIGYMTGRQVPPAPAMIERTKLDYNFIRASISLIKATMKVRRVFLAIVAISFFWTIGAVLFIQFPPLAKNVLTASKEVASLFLVVFSIGVAIGSVAINALLKGTVSARYSPVSVIVMGLFVVAFFFVCRQWVPDTAGSLFTVGEFIRHSMAIPLLLSLLGIAVAGGMFVVPLYAFLTTTVHKSEAARTIAANNIVNSGAMVIGSLIAIGLSLAGLQVIYQLLLSAAMCVVAAWLGHLLHKASLEPHGDHELDG
- a CDS encoding hydrogen peroxide-inducible genes activator translates to MTSYLPTLKQLQYLVALEEHGHFGKAADACYVTQSTLSAGLRELETLLGVVLVERTRRVVRFTPLGNKVVAKAHRILREAEELSDLVRSSGKPLSGDLRMSVIPTIAPFLLPRLLPGLRREQPELKLFLREEVSSAAVESLHHGQVDCVLLALPFPAGDVEHETLFVDPLYVAFPKDDPRDPPEFVRPELIDESRLLLLEDGHCLKDHALAACNRPELRASAMMFGTSLHTLVQMVDNKLGLTLLPQIAIDAGILNNTDIVARPLLADHASRDIAIIWRRNSPRAEEFRMLADILRRGHAEGKCAG
- the epsC gene encoding serine O-acetyltransferase EpsC translates to MFSALSEYLDSIRARDPAPRSRWEILLYPGVLALGLHRVAHWLFTGELYFLARLVNHISRFLTAIDIHPGAQIGRFLFVDHGFVVIGETAVIGDNVTIYQGATLGGRNPTDGVGGKRHPTIEDDVIVSLGAAILGPLTVGKGARIGANAVVTRDVAPGSVMVGIPARPTPVDAAEKQRGFVQYGTPCSQTFDPSTQKLELLQCEILQMQERIRQLMEERDEARKAVRGAELKGPDRDSGTAA
- a CDS encoding Ppx/GppA family phosphatase, with the translated sequence MDFFIRKQNQPAHLYRTAIIDIGSNSVRLVVYSGPRRNPALIFNEKVMAGLGRSLADTGTIDAAAMKRAIEALERFRIVAREMDVDETVCVATAAVRDASNGDEFTRKARALGLDIIILSGDDEARISGFGVLSAIPHADGIVGDLGGGSLDLARVSSGTVVETATLPLGVLRAAAVRQGDGMTLASAFRKMVAPYAWLREHPGKPFYLVGGSWRAFARLDMHLTAYPLRVLNEYRIDIARPEAVLTGFRAMDRDAVRQATGLAPSRIETLPDAIALLRLMRDHISPSELIVSSYGLREGLLYARMDDDVRQRDPLLVAADRYGQLQSRFGEDSQPLFDWISRIFPEDPPHWQRWLKAACHLSDVAWQASPDFRAERGLEIALHGNWVGIDVVGRSMIGQALYTNFGGGPRPFPLDFHVATPEMLERAIGWGLAMRLAQRLGAGTHDVLKRSHLQRVGDALHLVLDPADRALYGEVVERRLRRLAQFMGRRAGLSLS
- a CDS encoding DUF2794 domain-containing protein — translated: MNPGGNVSLFPLTGGTANQTGFDRQELNRILDLYGRMVAAGMWRDYAIELGRDAAIFSCFRRATERPEFRIEKRPALRRKQGMWALVGEGGAVLKRGHELSGVLAPLERKLVRVVE